One Thermogemmatispora onikobensis genomic region harbors:
- a CDS encoding DnaJ C-terminal domain-containing protein, translated as MAVDYKDYYKILGVDRNADDKTIRQAYRKLARQYHPDVNPGDKTAEERFKEINEAYEVLSDPEKRKKYDELSSYYQRYGRWPGASGSGGYRYQTITEEDLEDLLGGASPFSDFFEMFFGTPFGGRTRTERAAGRQAPLGRDVESVLEISLAEAYDGATRMIELEDIDGSRRRLEVKIPAGVEDGARIRIPGQGLPGAAGRGDLYLRIHVRPDPRFTREGTTLRTRVDVPLVTAMLGGEVEVPTPSGRRLLLKIPPETPNGKSFRLRGQGMPVLGQPDQRGDLYAEVNVVLPTHLTEEQRRLFEVFARSLH; from the coding sequence ATGGCTGTCGATTATAAAGATTATTATAAGATCCTGGGTGTGGATCGTAACGCCGACGATAAGACTATCCGGCAGGCTTACCGCAAGCTGGCGCGTCAGTATCACCCCGATGTGAATCCAGGAGATAAGACGGCGGAAGAACGCTTCAAAGAGATTAACGAGGCTTATGAGGTCCTTTCTGACCCTGAAAAGCGCAAGAAGTATGATGAGCTGAGTAGCTATTATCAGCGCTATGGACGCTGGCCGGGTGCCTCTGGCTCTGGCGGATATCGTTATCAGACGATCACTGAGGAGGATCTGGAGGATCTTCTCGGTGGCGCTTCTCCCTTCTCCGATTTCTTCGAGATGTTCTTCGGCACTCCTTTCGGAGGGCGGACGCGGACAGAGCGTGCTGCCGGGCGCCAGGCTCCACTTGGGCGCGATGTGGAGTCAGTGCTGGAGATCTCGCTGGCGGAGGCTTACGACGGTGCCACTCGTATGATCGAGTTGGAGGATATCGATGGCAGCCGCCGCCGCCTGGAGGTGAAGATCCCCGCCGGCGTCGAGGATGGCGCACGTATCCGTATCCCAGGTCAGGGACTCCCGGGCGCTGCTGGGAGAGGTGATCTCTATCTGCGTATCCATGTCCGGCCTGATCCGCGCTTTACTCGCGAGGGCACAACGTTGCGCACGCGGGTTGATGTTCCTCTGGTAACGGCTATGCTGGGTGGCGAGGTGGAGGTGCCAACACCGTCAGGCCGGCGCCTGTTGCTGAAGATCCCGCCGGAGACCCCCAATGGCAAGTCTTTCCGCCTGCGTGGCCAGGGCATGCCGGTTCTGGGTCAGCCCGATCAGCGTGGCGATCTCTATGCTGAGGTAAATGTGGTCCTGCCAACTCATCTGACCGAGGAACAGCGTCGCCTCTTCGAGGTTTTTGCTCGCTCGCTGCACTGA
- a CDS encoding C39 family peptidase: MPVLVLMLFAVALTVSLFGLYLSARPSLTGKKRRPAAAGHLLRSPSPGTPRLRARQSQIATVAQPRRRSASALSLSVAPERVYGPGSFPWREIPWKILLIGLASLLIVIFLGSQLFLSRGVGFVLPYLWTAEPAATMTSNAPASTAHYDATSHLMRINQLDPAQYDSQAQYQTWAYSACSAAAMTVVINAYGHNYRIADILKVESAIHEITPDQGLLEEVGIARTAARFRFNTQWGHNLSLDQMLAIANSGRPVIVSFPPDRFPGGHLLVVRGGNGSTVYLVDSSRLNYTSMARSRFLQLWGGFYAVLTPQAS, encoded by the coding sequence ATGCCTGTGCTCGTACTCATGCTCTTTGCGGTCGCCTTGACCGTCTCACTCTTCGGCCTCTACCTGTCCGCGCGCCCCTCCCTGACAGGGAAGAAACGCCGTCCTGCTGCCGCAGGGCACCTGCTGCGTTCCCCTTCTCCGGGCACACCTCGCTTACGCGCGCGTCAGAGCCAGATCGCAACCGTGGCGCAGCCGCGAAGACGCAGCGCCAGCGCGCTCTCCCTCTCAGTTGCTCCTGAGCGGGTTTATGGTCCCGGCTCCTTTCCCTGGCGTGAGATCCCCTGGAAGATCCTTCTGATCGGCCTGGCCTCGCTCTTGATCGTCATCTTCCTCGGCTCGCAGCTCTTTCTCTCCCGAGGCGTGGGCTTTGTCCTTCCCTACCTGTGGACCGCTGAGCCGGCGGCAACGATGACCTCGAACGCTCCTGCTTCCACAGCTCACTACGATGCCACAAGTCACCTGATGCGTATCAATCAGCTCGACCCCGCCCAATATGACTCGCAGGCCCAGTATCAGACCTGGGCTTATTCGGCTTGCTCCGCCGCCGCCATGACGGTGGTCATCAACGCCTATGGCCATAACTACCGCATCGCCGACATCTTAAAGGTCGAGTCCGCCATCCACGAAATCACTCCTGACCAGGGCCTGCTCGAGGAAGTAGGCATCGCTCGCACCGCTGCCCGCTTCCGCTTCAACACGCAGTGGGGACATAACCTCTCGCTCGACCAGATGCTGGCCATTGCTAACAGCGGGCGCCCGGTGATTGTCAGCTTCCCGCCAGATCGTTTTCCTGGCGGTCACTTGCTGGTAGTGCGTGGCGGCAATGGGAGCACGGTCTACCTGGTCGACTCCTCTCGCCTCAACTACACCTCAATGGCGCGCTCGCGCTTTCTGCAACTCTGGGGCGGCTTCTACGCCGTGCTGACGCCGCAAGCCTCCTGA
- a CDS encoding MFS transporter yields the protein MRVSSEEEVTLSPLAAAREASAATTTTAALQPAPAQSGIFRAFRALRHRNFRLFWFGQLISLIGTWMQTTAQAWLVLELAHDAWLLGVVGALQFLPVLFFALFGGIIADRLPKKRILVLTQSSAAVQAFLLWALVASGTVQIWHVLVLALLLGITNALDMPTRQAFVVEMVGREDLPNAVALNSSLFNMARVLGPAIGGLLIARLGVAPLFLLNALSFVPVIVGITMIDPQRLYAQARLSVGKQGQPGPLQSLREGLAYVAHTPSVLLVIVVVGLVSLFGINFNVSLPLFATDVLHAGPEGFGFISSAFGIGSLLSALWLAWANKRPTIRSLLVSGIAFSALEAGFAISPWYPLSLVLIALTGFTQIAFSALANTTLQAVTPDHLRGRVMSVYMMVFAGSSPIGNLYTGALADLFGAPLAVLAGAIPSLIAALAGWFLREPAEKDLLESRSFFGS from the coding sequence ATGCGCGTTTCTTCAGAAGAAGAGGTGACCTTATCTCCGCTCGCCGCGGCAAGGGAAGCTTCCGCGGCTACTACGACGACCGCTGCTCTCCAGCCCGCGCCGGCGCAAAGCGGGATTTTTCGAGCCTTTCGGGCTTTGCGCCATCGTAATTTTCGTCTTTTCTGGTTCGGTCAGCTTATTTCGTTGATCGGGACCTGGATGCAGACCACAGCTCAAGCCTGGCTGGTACTGGAGCTGGCTCATGACGCCTGGTTACTCGGCGTCGTCGGGGCCCTGCAGTTCTTGCCCGTGCTCTTCTTTGCTCTCTTCGGGGGCATTATTGCTGACCGCCTGCCGAAGAAGCGGATTTTGGTGCTGACGCAATCGTCAGCCGCGGTACAAGCTTTCTTGCTGTGGGCCCTGGTAGCCAGCGGCACTGTTCAAATCTGGCATGTGCTGGTTCTGGCACTGCTGCTGGGGATTACGAACGCGCTCGATATGCCAACCCGCCAGGCCTTTGTGGTGGAGATGGTAGGACGCGAGGACCTGCCGAACGCGGTGGCTCTGAATTCGTCGCTGTTCAATATGGCTCGCGTGCTTGGTCCTGCGATTGGTGGCTTGTTGATCGCCCGTCTCGGAGTAGCGCCGCTCTTTCTGCTCAATGCGCTGAGCTTCGTGCCGGTAATTGTGGGCATCACGATGATCGATCCTCAGCGTCTCTACGCTCAGGCTCGTTTGTCTGTGGGCAAGCAGGGACAGCCCGGTCCTCTGCAGAGCCTGCGCGAGGGCCTGGCCTATGTGGCGCATACGCCATCTGTTCTGCTGGTGATCGTGGTGGTGGGCCTGGTCTCGCTCTTCGGCATTAATTTCAATGTGTCGCTGCCGCTCTTTGCTACGGATGTGCTCCACGCCGGCCCGGAAGGCTTTGGTTTCATCTCTTCTGCCTTTGGAATCGGTTCGCTGCTCTCCGCTCTCTGGCTGGCCTGGGCCAATAAACGGCCTACTATTCGTAGCCTCCTTGTGAGCGGTATCGCTTTCAGTGCGCTGGAAGCCGGGTTCGCCATCTCGCCCTGGTATCCGCTGTCACTGGTCTTGATCGCTTTGACGGGCTTTACTCAAATCGCTTTCTCGGCTCTGGCCAATACCACCTTGCAGGCCGTGACGCCAGATCATCTGCGCGGACGGGTGATGAGCGTCTATATGATGGTCTTCGCCGGTAGCTCGCCAATCGGCAACCTGTATACGGGCGCCCTGGCCGATCTGTTCGGGGCCCCGCTGGCGGTGCTGGCCGGCGCGATCCCAAGCCTGATCGCTGCTCTGGCCGGCTGGTTTCTGCGAGAACCAGCCGAGAAAGATTTGTTGGAGTCTCGATCATTCTTCGGTTCATAG
- a CDS encoding manganese catalase family protein, producing the protein MFFHVQKLINEIVPDEPDPAAANALQEGLGGQFGEMRTMMQYLFQSFNFRGKAKPYLDLIQGIGVEEISHVELIATTINHLLDGSPRYRGEIPANGATPLNIALKEGNIHHFLVGAQGALPIDAAGNPWSGSYVYSSGNLVLDLLNNLVLEATGRLQKCRLYEMTNNKTARSTIAYLIVRDEVHEKAYAKALETLGVQWGKILPIPKFDASKLPEVKRLMDMGLHNQLHHWRLDGSEMGKIFHGPSPAQDGTLTTTQKPPEGAPIKLSEARPEEFAPGLTPELEKLIQQIEAVKV; encoded by the coding sequence ATGTTCTTTCACGTACAGAAGCTCATCAACGAGATTGTGCCAGACGAACCTGATCCGGCAGCAGCCAATGCACTGCAGGAGGGGTTAGGTGGGCAATTTGGTGAAATGCGCACAATGATGCAATATTTGTTCCAGAGCTTCAACTTCCGCGGCAAGGCCAAGCCCTATCTCGACCTGATCCAGGGCATTGGAGTTGAAGAGATCAGCCACGTCGAGCTGATTGCCACCACCATCAACCATCTCCTGGACGGTTCGCCGCGCTACCGGGGAGAGATCCCAGCCAATGGAGCTACCCCGCTCAACATCGCTCTCAAGGAGGGCAACATTCACCACTTTCTGGTTGGAGCCCAGGGAGCGCTGCCCATCGATGCCGCCGGCAACCCCTGGTCAGGCTCCTACGTCTACAGCAGCGGCAACCTGGTACTCGACCTGCTCAACAACCTGGTGCTTGAAGCCACCGGGCGGCTTCAGAAATGTCGTCTCTACGAGATGACGAACAACAAGACCGCGCGTTCCACGATCGCCTATCTGATCGTGCGTGACGAGGTGCACGAGAAAGCCTATGCCAAAGCGCTTGAGACGCTTGGAGTCCAATGGGGCAAGATCCTGCCCATTCCCAAGTTTGACGCCAGCAAGTTGCCTGAAGTCAAGCGTCTGATGGACATGGGCCTTCATAACCAGCTCCACCACTGGCGCCTCGATGGCTCGGAGATGGGCAAGATTTTCCACGGCCCCTCGCCAGCACAGGATGGCACCTTGACCACCACCCAGAAGCCACCCGAGGGGGCCCCCATCAAGCTGAGCGAGGCACGTCCCGAGGAATTCGCCCCGGGCCTGACGCCGGAGCTGGAGAAGCTGATTCAGCAAATCGAGGCCGTCAAGGTCTGA
- a CDS encoding MerR family transcriptional regulator: MAMADVACSDPTGSGKRRFSPLLTIEQVASRTGLTKRTLRYYEELGLLRPTGRSDGNYRLYSEDDVERVERIKELRDLLGFSLAEIRAFLEADDEREQLREAFRQESDVKARLAQLERCDALIQRQLQLIEQKIAGLEQLRASLQARLARHAQRRAELLQQLPSLDT; this comes from the coding sequence ATGGCTATGGCAGATGTGGCTTGCTCCGACCCAACTGGCAGCGGCAAACGACGCTTCTCTCCGCTCCTGACAATTGAGCAGGTGGCCTCTCGTACCGGCCTGACGAAGCGAACGCTGCGCTACTATGAGGAGCTGGGCTTGCTGCGACCAACTGGACGCAGCGATGGGAATTATCGCCTCTACAGCGAGGACGATGTGGAGCGCGTGGAGCGCATTAAGGAGCTGCGCGACTTGCTGGGCTTCTCGCTGGCCGAGATCCGCGCTTTCTTGGAGGCCGACGATGAGCGCGAGCAGCTCCGCGAGGCCTTCCGCCAGGAAAGCGACGTCAAGGCCCGCCTCGCTCAGCTTGAGCGCTGCGACGCCTTGATCCAGCGCCAGCTGCAGTTGATCGAGCAGAAAATCGCCGGCCTGGAGCAGTTACGCGCCAGTCTGCAGGCAAGACTGGCCCGCCATGCCCAACGCCGCGCTGAGTTGCTCCAGCAACTGCCCTCCCTTGATACGTGA
- a CDS encoding PIG-L deacetylase family protein, whose product MADRNAPGAIEVTKVPDYEAMVIGAHPDDADFAAAGTSALWARQGKKIVWVIMTDGTEGTEVPGMVNSELMVTREQEQRLACEVLGVQAVEFLRFRDGHLVNNDETRLAVVRLIRKYRPRIVITHDPTQHIFAPDPDEEPDETAYLNHPDHRATGNIVLDAIFPAAVNPHAYRELLVEGFLPYQVHELYLFNSEHDNTYIDISETIELKARGLQCHVSQFGPKANLLDGVKRWAAETAREAQQKKGLQMQYAEGFRRIKLYIPGKEKGDQEGPSEAQQEQATH is encoded by the coding sequence ATGGCAGACAGGAATGCACCAGGAGCAATTGAGGTTACTAAGGTTCCCGATTATGAGGCTATGGTCATTGGGGCCCACCCCGATGACGCCGATTTTGCTGCCGCGGGCACCAGCGCCCTCTGGGCCCGCCAGGGGAAGAAGATTGTCTGGGTCATTATGACCGATGGTACCGAGGGTACCGAAGTGCCCGGCATGGTGAATAGCGAGCTGATGGTGACCCGCGAGCAGGAGCAGCGGCTGGCTTGTGAGGTTCTTGGGGTTCAGGCAGTGGAGTTTCTGCGCTTCCGAGACGGCCACCTGGTAAATAACGACGAGACACGCCTGGCCGTGGTACGCCTGATTCGCAAATACCGTCCGCGGATCGTGATCACGCATGATCCGACCCAGCACATTTTCGCGCCCGATCCCGATGAGGAGCCAGATGAGACGGCCTATCTGAATCACCCCGATCATCGCGCCACCGGTAACATTGTGCTCGATGCGATCTTCCCAGCAGCAGTCAACCCCCATGCTTACCGCGAGCTGCTGGTCGAAGGGTTCCTTCCCTATCAGGTTCATGAGCTGTATCTTTTCAACAGCGAGCATGATAATACCTATATTGACATTAGCGAGACGATCGAGCTGAAGGCCCGGGGATTGCAGTGCCATGTCAGTCAGTTTGGTCCCAAGGCGAATCTGCTCGACGGCGTGAAGCGTTGGGCAGCTGAGACGGCACGAGAGGCTCAGCAGAAGAAGGGTCTGCAGATGCAGTATGCCGAGGGCTTCCGGCGTATCAAGCTCTATATCCCCGGCAAGGAGAAAGGAGACCAGGAAGGCCCCTCGGAAGCCCAACAGGAGCAGGCTACTCACTAG
- a CDS encoding lipoyl protein ligase domain-containing protein yields the protein MIDTHGPAWHILPLTIADQQVHLDYGQRLLTAPVPSPPILYWSQANRKGLVLGFSQKVTHVNVEALQQLALPLYQRQAGGTAVLVGPDLLALDVFLPPGHPLILTDVVESYRWLGETWAAALDRLGVAARLVLPAEARAQQALLKQPATAPREAVLRRACYGSLSPYEVVGPDQRKVVGLTMIRRRAGSLLQSGLLLRWEVEPLALVLGLTAEEQALLRSELPHRAVGLETLAGRAITAAEVIAAFEQALLARSSSPRLPAET from the coding sequence ATGATTGATACCCACGGCCCTGCCTGGCACATCCTGCCGCTGACAATCGCTGATCAGCAGGTGCATCTGGACTATGGTCAGAGGCTGCTCACGGCTCCTGTGCCCTCTCCGCCGATCCTTTATTGGTCGCAAGCCAATAGAAAGGGGCTGGTGCTGGGCTTCTCCCAGAAGGTCACGCATGTGAATGTCGAGGCGCTGCAACAGCTGGCCTTACCGCTCTATCAGCGCCAGGCCGGCGGTACGGCTGTCCTGGTTGGCCCCGATTTACTGGCTCTGGATGTCTTTCTGCCCCCAGGGCACCCTCTGATTCTGACGGACGTGGTAGAGTCCTACCGCTGGCTGGGAGAGACCTGGGCGGCAGCCCTGGACCGCCTGGGAGTGGCAGCCCGCCTTGTCTTACCGGCAGAGGCCCGCGCTCAGCAGGCGCTGCTGAAGCAGCCGGCTACGGCCCCGCGCGAGGCCGTGCTGCGCCGCGCTTGTTATGGCTCACTCTCCCCTTATGAGGTGGTAGGGCCCGATCAGCGTAAGGTGGTGGGATTGACCATGATTCGCCGTCGAGCAGGCAGTCTGCTGCAGTCCGGGCTGCTGCTGCGCTGGGAGGTGGAACCGCTGGCCCTGGTGCTGGGCCTGACGGCAGAGGAGCAGGCCCTGCTGCGCAGCGAGCTGCCGCACCGGGCAGTGGGATTGGAGACACTGGCCGGTCGAGCAATCACTGCCGCTGAGGTGATCGCCGCTTTCGAACAGGCGCTGCTGGCGCGCTCCTCCTCTCCTCGGCTTCCAGCGGAGACTTGA
- a CDS encoding nucleotide exchange factor GrpE, whose protein sequence is MWHQGQERQQEARPQQAVEDDKAQLVSRLERELAAEQRRSEEYLDMLRRSQADFINYRRRVGQEQEEASLSAQIALLRRLLPVLDDLGRALSATPPELAHQPWVQGLHLVARRLASTLAELGIRQIGRQGEQFDPRLHEAVALDTQASAPEGTVLQIVRPGYMLGERIVRPAQVVVAGSPPTPSSSSTP, encoded by the coding sequence ATGTGGCATCAAGGGCAGGAGCGACAGCAGGAAGCCAGGCCACAGCAGGCCGTGGAGGATGATAAAGCGCAACTGGTCAGTCGCCTGGAGCGCGAGCTGGCCGCGGAGCAGCGGCGCTCGGAAGAGTACCTGGATATGCTGCGTCGCTCACAGGCCGATTTTATCAACTACCGGCGCCGCGTCGGGCAGGAGCAGGAGGAGGCCAGCCTTAGTGCCCAGATTGCTCTCCTGCGGCGTCTGCTGCCCGTACTCGATGATCTGGGGCGCGCGCTCAGCGCTACTCCCCCTGAACTGGCCCACCAGCCTTGGGTTCAGGGGCTCCATCTGGTGGCCCGGCGTCTTGCCAGCACCCTGGCCGAGTTGGGCATCCGTCAGATCGGGCGCCAGGGCGAGCAGTTCGACCCGCGCTTGCACGAGGCCGTGGCCCTCGATACTCAGGCCAGTGCTCCCGAAGGCACCGTCCTGCAGATCGTTCGCCCCGGCTATATGCTCGGCGAGCGCATTGTCCGCCCGGCTCAGGTTGTTGTGGCCGGCTCGCCGCCTACTCCTTCCTCGTCGTCTACTCCATGA
- a CDS encoding MerR family transcriptional regulator has translation MKRRSRPSARVPGEPRDTIHKYTIGVVSELLGLPPHMLRRYGGELEKAGLLEPARQSGKNRLYSDSDLAILEEVAELYEQGVNAVGIRYIMQIRRHVRVLQQEIQEAREAQMRAENALREMRRLFEVLGLGEVGEGSGVRIEVRRALSEQAGISEQRSSQEMVAGQVDTEGQPSQPLARIRLSQAGQQAAETDSTGQAVGSESARE, from the coding sequence ATGAAGCGACGATCCAGGCCATCTGCGAGAGTCCCAGGTGAGCCGAGAGACACGATTCACAAGTACACCATAGGGGTTGTCTCTGAGCTACTGGGGCTGCCTCCGCACATGTTGCGACGCTATGGAGGAGAGCTAGAAAAAGCGGGCCTCCTGGAGCCGGCGCGCCAAAGTGGCAAGAATCGCCTCTATTCCGATAGTGATCTGGCCATCCTCGAAGAGGTGGCCGAATTGTATGAGCAGGGAGTCAACGCGGTCGGCATCCGCTATATCATGCAGATTCGCAGACATGTCCGTGTCCTCCAGCAAGAGATTCAGGAGGCGCGAGAGGCACAAATGCGTGCTGAGAATGCCCTGCGTGAGATGCGCCGGCTTTTCGAAGTGCTGGGGTTGGGCGAGGTTGGAGAGGGTTCCGGAGTGCGTATCGAGGTGCGTCGGGCCTTAAGCGAGCAGGCTGGCATCAGCGAGCAGCGCAGCTCGCAGGAGATGGTGGCTGGGCAAGTGGACACAGAAGGGCAGCCATCGCAGCCCCTTGCTCGCATCAGGCTATCGCAGGCAGGCCAGCAGGCCGCTGAGACCGATTCCACCGGGCAAGCGGTAGGCTCTGAGTCGGCGCGAGAGTGA
- the thiO gene encoding glycine oxidase ThiO, which produces MSDQAEVVIIGAGVIGWSIAYYLRQAGVDVCLLERARVGAGASAVAAGLLAPLGPLNGPGPLASLLLAGWSALPKLVAELEESSGLQIELERPGALRLACEGRAVARLQRRLDRWQPLGLQLSWLNGEEARRQEPLLSAEVEGAVYAPQEGQLRASELLKGLAWVTRRAGARCYEGCEVCGLRQRAGRVLAVQTKTGEEIGCGSLVIAAGAWSAQCCAWLGCRVPVRPVRGQLLSLRPPEGLPALHHLLFGRAIYLIPRRDGSLTVGATREEAGFEVCVTAEGVAWLLAQARRLVPALAEATVEGSWAGLRPATPDGLPIVGLLPGWQNVILATGHGSVGVMLSALTGQLVSDLLCSGRRSPLLLACGPERFASPAPGT; this is translated from the coding sequence ATGTCTGATCAGGCAGAGGTCGTCATTATTGGGGCTGGCGTCATTGGTTGGTCGATTGCCTACTATCTACGTCAGGCTGGGGTTGACGTCTGTCTTCTGGAGCGGGCCAGAGTAGGAGCTGGGGCCTCCGCTGTAGCAGCTGGCCTACTTGCTCCGCTCGGCCCGCTCAATGGGCCAGGTCCATTGGCCTCGTTATTGCTCGCGGGCTGGTCGGCCCTGCCAAAGCTGGTGGCCGAGTTGGAGGAAAGCAGCGGCCTTCAGATCGAGCTTGAGCGACCTGGGGCCTTGCGCCTGGCCTGTGAGGGGCGAGCAGTAGCGCGTCTGCAGCGGCGGCTAGATCGCTGGCAGCCGCTGGGTTTACAACTGAGCTGGCTCAATGGGGAAGAGGCGCGACGGCAGGAGCCGCTGCTCAGTGCTGAGGTTGAGGGGGCTGTGTATGCTCCCCAAGAGGGGCAGCTGAGGGCTAGCGAGCTGCTCAAGGGGCTGGCCTGGGTTACTCGTCGAGCCGGGGCTCGTTGCTACGAAGGCTGCGAAGTGTGTGGTCTGCGCCAGCGCGCCGGGCGAGTGCTAGCGGTCCAGACGAAGACTGGTGAAGAGATTGGCTGTGGCTCTCTAGTGATTGCAGCGGGTGCCTGGAGTGCCCAGTGCTGCGCCTGGCTGGGCTGCAGGGTGCCGGTGAGGCCAGTGCGGGGGCAGCTTCTGAGTTTGCGACCGCCGGAGGGGCTGCCAGCGCTCCATCATCTTCTTTTTGGCCGGGCCATCTACCTTATTCCGCGGCGGGATGGCTCGCTGACGGTTGGGGCGACGCGCGAAGAGGCCGGTTTCGAGGTCTGCGTGACTGCCGAGGGAGTGGCCTGGCTGCTCGCACAGGCGCGGCGCCTGGTGCCGGCCCTGGCCGAAGCCACGGTTGAAGGCAGTTGGGCTGGACTGCGACCGGCCACGCCTGATGGCTTGCCGATCGTGGGCCTTCTCCCCGGCTGGCAGAATGTCATTCTGGCCACGGGGCACGGCAGCGTCGGGGTGATGCTAAGCGCCCTCACCGGTCAGCTAGTCAGCGACTTGCTTTGCTCGGGACGGCGCTCTCCCCTGCTATTGGCCTGTGGTCCCGAGCGCTTCGCCTCCCCCGCTCCTGGGACATAG
- the dnaK gene encoding molecular chaperone DnaK: protein MAKVIGIDLGTTNSVVAVMEAGEPVVLENSEGSRLTPSVVAVTKTGERLVGQLAKRQAITNPENTVYSVKRLMGRRYDDPEVQRTMKLVPYKITRAPNGDARVVMGGREYSPPEISAMILQKLKLDAEAKLGEKITQAVITVPAYFNDSQRQATKDAGKIAGLEVLRIINEPTAASLAYGLDKKKDEIIAVYDLGGGTFDISILQLGDGVFEVKATNGDTHLGGDDFDQRIIDWMADEFRKEHGIDLRQDRMALQRLKEAAERAKIELSSSLQTEINLPFISADANGPKHLMMTLTRAKLEQLVSDLIERTRGPVMQALADAGIRPSDVNEVVLVGGQTRMPAVIEMVRRLFGKEPHKGVNPDEVVAIGAAIQAGVLKGEVRDVLLLDVTPLSLGVETLGGVMTKLIERNTTIPTRKTELFSTAEDNQTAVEIHVLQGERELARDNKSLGRFRLEGIPPAPRGVPQIEVTFDIDANGILNVSARDKATGREQKITITASSGLSKEEVARMVREAEQYAEEDRRRREEIEVRNRADSVAYQAERTLRDLGEKVSASLRSEVEGKIAEVREALKGSDVARVRSTLDELERSLSRIGQEIYSQAGAGAAPGGGSPSGSNPSEGGDSGPIEGEYREI from the coding sequence ATGGCTAAAGTGATCGGCATTGACCTTGGGACAACTAACTCGGTGGTGGCGGTAATGGAGGCGGGCGAGCCGGTAGTTCTGGAGAATAGTGAAGGCTCGCGCCTGACCCCATCGGTGGTAGCGGTGACCAAAACGGGTGAGCGACTGGTGGGCCAGCTGGCCAAGCGCCAGGCGATCACTAACCCGGAGAATACGGTCTATTCGGTCAAGCGTTTGATGGGGCGCCGCTATGACGACCCCGAGGTTCAGCGCACGATGAAGCTGGTGCCCTACAAGATCACTCGGGCGCCCAACGGTGATGCACGGGTCGTGATGGGGGGGCGTGAGTATAGCCCGCCGGAGATCTCGGCCATGATCCTGCAGAAGCTGAAGCTAGATGCTGAGGCAAAGCTGGGCGAGAAGATTACGCAGGCCGTGATTACGGTGCCGGCCTACTTTAACGACTCGCAGCGCCAGGCCACCAAGGATGCCGGTAAGATCGCCGGCCTGGAAGTTCTGCGCATTATCAATGAGCCGACGGCGGCTTCACTGGCCTACGGGCTGGACAAGAAGAAGGATGAGATCATCGCCGTCTACGATCTGGGTGGCGGTACCTTCGATATCTCGATCTTGCAGCTCGGTGATGGCGTCTTCGAAGTGAAGGCCACTAACGGTGATACACATCTGGGTGGCGATGACTTCGACCAGCGTATTATCGACTGGATGGCCGATGAGTTCCGCAAGGAGCACGGCATCGATCTGCGCCAGGATCGTATGGCCTTGCAGCGTCTGAAGGAGGCTGCTGAGCGCGCGAAGATTGAGCTGTCCAGCTCGCTGCAGACGGAGATCAATTTGCCCTTCATTAGCGCTGATGCCAATGGCCCCAAGCATCTGATGATGACCTTGACCCGCGCCAAGCTGGAACAGCTGGTGAGCGATTTGATTGAGCGCACGCGCGGACCGGTGATGCAGGCCCTGGCTGATGCCGGTATTCGTCCCAGCGATGTCAATGAGGTGGTGCTGGTCGGCGGCCAGACGCGCATGCCGGCGGTCATCGAGATGGTGCGCCGCCTCTTCGGCAAGGAGCCACATAAGGGGGTCAACCCGGATGAGGTGGTGGCGATCGGTGCGGCGATCCAGGCCGGTGTGCTCAAGGGCGAGGTGCGCGATGTCCTGCTGCTCGATGTGACGCCGCTCTCCCTGGGTGTTGAGACGCTGGGGGGCGTGATGACGAAGCTTATCGAGCGCAATACGACCATCCCGACGCGCAAGACGGAGCTGTTCAGCACCGCTGAGGATAATCAGACGGCGGTTGAGATCCATGTGCTGCAAGGTGAGCGCGAGCTGGCTCGCGATAACAAGAGCCTGGGCCGCTTCCGCCTGGAGGGTATCCCGCCCGCTCCGCGTGGTGTGCCGCAGATTGAGGTGACCTTCGATATCGACGCCAATGGTATCCTGAATGTCTCGGCGCGCGATAAGGCTACTGGGCGCGAGCAGAAGATTACGATCACGGCCTCCAGCGGCCTCAGCAAGGAGGAGGTGGCGCGCATGGTGCGCGAAGCCGAGCAGTATGCGGAAGAGGATCGGCGCCGCCGCGAAGAGATCGAGGTCCGCAACCGCGCCGATAGTGTGGCCTATCAGGCTGAGCGGACGCTTCGCGATTTGGGTGAAAAGGTGTCAGCCAGCCTGCGTAGCGAGGTGGAGGGCAAGATTGCTGAGGTACGTGAGGCCCTCAAAGGCAGCGATGTCGCTCGTGTGCGTAGCACACTGGATGAATTGGAGCGCTCGCTGTCGCGCATCGGTCAGGAGATCTACAGCCAGGCCGGGGCCGGTGCTGCTCCAGGCGGCGGCTCTCCTTCCGGCTCGAACCCCTCGGAAGGCGGCGATTCTGGCCCCATCGAGGGTGAGTATCGCGAGATCTGA